A genomic stretch from Vibrio coralliilyticus includes:
- a CDS encoding VOC family protein — MSGQFHHVSLTVSDLVASQDFYALFGYQLERRYRDEQVTIHMLENQGSRIELFHFCGDVSAPVPESLIALKRVGITHFALRVNDLEAFHRKLSEVTNITNIYNARLGRFRYFFCSDPDGNQLELIEE; from the coding sequence ATGTCTGGACAGTTTCATCACGTATCGCTAACAGTCAGCGACTTGGTTGCCAGCCAAGATTTCTATGCATTGTTTGGTTACCAGCTTGAACGACGTTATCGGGATGAGCAGGTCACCATTCATATGTTGGAAAACCAAGGCTCGAGAATCGAGCTTTTTCATTTTTGTGGGGACGTTTCAGCCCCAGTTCCTGAATCATTGATCGCGTTAAAAAGAGTGGGCATCACCCATTTCGCTTTACGTGTGAATGATCTTGAAGCCTTTCATAGAAAATTATCGGAAGTCACCAACATCACTAATATTTACAACGCTAGGCTAGGTCGTTTCCGTTACTTTTTCTGTTCAGACCCCGATGGAAATCAATTAGAACTTATAGAGGAGTAA
- a CDS encoding response regulator — translation MKILIVDDSKATLEIVRRALENFGYRRLSIQKTDSALDALEQAKQWQPEIVLTDWYMPDMTGLTLIQEIKKLGLDIKMGMITTVDDQLQINQAKAAGASFVLSKPFDDKELHRKLLPLVQGAEESERALENINDVQKELALPKLSQLEKLMKREVSDRLVLNNIRQQSFDESKIPCLLAVYEDGETQRPRAVAILDIYAICVFSRSNSAISKQDLQRAIHSKLVSKDILDTCQQVLEKSALAFLDSNSRKSLRLKNVSFIPSAFEKLEALYSKEADKRVDFSCQLEDMAQGKVTLIGF, via the coding sequence GTGAAGATCCTGATTGTCGATGACAGTAAAGCCACATTAGAAATTGTTCGGCGAGCGCTGGAAAATTTTGGTTATCGCCGTTTGTCGATCCAGAAAACAGACAGTGCTCTGGATGCCTTAGAGCAAGCTAAGCAATGGCAACCAGAGATTGTGCTCACCGATTGGTATATGCCGGACATGACAGGGTTGACCTTAATTCAAGAAATCAAAAAGCTGGGGTTGGACATCAAGATGGGCATGATCACCACTGTTGATGATCAGTTGCAAATCAATCAAGCCAAGGCGGCTGGCGCCAGTTTTGTACTGTCTAAACCTTTCGATGATAAAGAGCTGCATCGCAAACTTTTGCCGTTGGTTCAGGGGGCAGAAGAAAGCGAGCGGGCATTGGAAAACATTAACGATGTGCAAAAAGAGCTCGCGCTGCCTAAATTGTCTCAGTTGGAAAAGCTGATGAAGCGAGAGGTGAGTGACCGCTTAGTGTTGAATAATATTCGTCAGCAGTCGTTCGATGAAAGCAAAATCCCTTGCCTGCTTGCCGTGTACGAGGATGGCGAAACGCAAAGGCCGCGCGCGGTGGCTATTCTCGACATCTATGCGATTTGTGTTTTCTCTCGCAGTAATTCAGCCATCAGCAAGCAAGATCTCCAACGCGCCATTCATAGTAAATTGGTGAGTAAAGATATTCTCGATACTTGCCAACAGGTATTGGAGAAGTCTGCACTGGCGTTTCTGGATAGTAATTCACGTAAAAGCCTGAGATTGAAAAATGTCAGTTTTATACCTTCCGCATTTGAAAAGCTTGAGGCCTTATACAGCAAAGAAGCTGACAAGAGGGTCGACTTTTCTTGTCAGCTTGAAGATATGGCACAAGGCAAAGTGACCTTGATCGGTTTTTAA
- a CDS encoding GH92 family glycosyl hydrolase, protein MYRRSLLSLAILVGLSGGLVGCNSDNDTRDKQPVDLTVLEYVDPMIGTAASGHTFPGATVPAGMVQLSPDTFIGSETDHESGMNPWHSASGYWDSSNYETGEIVDTDMPLYGFSHTHLSGTGATDLGDILVLPYADLADTQINSFDKVNEEASAGYYKTKLNQGQIEVELSATKRVGLHRYVFAEGAERNVKFDLGHTLLNNNGESLNNKLEVVDDYTLRGSKKSTGWFQGQDHQGHDIFFYAKFSQPIARAMLGESDSLPTQPMAQSSVYEGDDLTAYLNFGAGDEAIEIRVGISPVSWQGAQKNLEAEVPEFDFAQTKEDAEYAWAEKLAKIKLEGGSDAEKTNFYTGMYHMMIAPIEFYDVDGQYVDMLGGLRQLEAGDTPNYSIYSTWDTFRAVHPMWTIIDPKQATLYAKDLIRKSNQEFGLVPKWEGHGSETGTMIGYPAAAILGDAVTKGLVDAEAAYSASVKSARYAPDEYPQIHDDILSSVMAGQLSYHEDEQCVRYPNWNSVSYSLEYSFYDWTIAEMAKAAGDMDGYEEFKARSYYSLNHWDADAGNADGTGFFVPTELKKGGVDPCELKYASADFDPYLSDAYYYTEGNAWQWQWTFMQDLDKLTEIMGGTSGLNDKLNNLFNADPNGGDAHQDMTGYIGQYIHGNEPSHHVIYLYNRTEESYKAQEYLDQVYDEFYKPTPDGIIGNEDVGQMSAWYLMSALGFYQISPTDPTYSIGRPIFDKATVDIGLGTFTVTAENNGPDNMYIKEVTINGKPLDKYNTFQHSEFKAGGELHFVMTGDKSQAMKANLGE, encoded by the coding sequence ATGTATAGACGTAGTTTACTTTCACTCGCCATTCTAGTCGGCCTTTCTGGCGGGTTAGTCGGCTGTAACAGTGACAATGACACCAGAGATAAACAGCCTGTTGATCTGACAGTGTTGGAGTATGTTGATCCAATGATTGGCACCGCGGCATCGGGGCATACCTTTCCCGGAGCGACAGTTCCGGCAGGCATGGTACAGTTGTCCCCCGATACGTTTATTGGCTCTGAAACGGACCATGAATCTGGCATGAACCCTTGGCATTCAGCTTCTGGTTATTGGGATTCATCAAATTACGAAACCGGTGAAATAGTCGATACTGATATGCCACTTTACGGTTTCTCCCATACTCATCTCTCTGGCACAGGTGCCACCGACTTGGGTGATATCCTAGTTTTACCTTATGCTGATTTAGCCGATACCCAGATAAACTCCTTTGACAAAGTCAATGAAGAAGCAAGCGCGGGCTACTACAAAACTAAGCTAAACCAAGGCCAAATTGAGGTTGAGCTGAGCGCAACCAAGCGCGTTGGTTTACACCGATATGTCTTTGCTGAAGGTGCTGAGCGAAACGTTAAGTTCGATTTAGGCCATACCCTTTTGAACAATAACGGTGAATCACTCAACAACAAGCTGGAAGTGGTGGATGACTACACTCTTCGCGGTAGCAAAAAATCCACTGGTTGGTTCCAAGGCCAAGATCATCAAGGTCACGATATCTTCTTCTATGCCAAATTTAGTCAGCCAATTGCTAGGGCAATGTTGGGCGAAAGTGACAGTTTGCCTACTCAACCGATGGCTCAGAGTTCGGTTTACGAAGGTGACGACCTAACCGCCTATCTAAATTTTGGCGCGGGTGATGAAGCTATTGAGATTCGAGTGGGTATCTCACCAGTGAGCTGGCAAGGCGCACAGAAGAACTTAGAAGCCGAAGTGCCAGAGTTTGATTTTGCGCAAACGAAAGAAGACGCAGAGTATGCATGGGCTGAAAAGTTAGCCAAAATCAAGCTAGAAGGAGGCAGTGACGCAGAGAAAACCAACTTCTACACCGGTATGTATCACATGATGATCGCCCCGATAGAGTTCTATGATGTCGATGGGCAGTATGTGGATATGTTGGGCGGTTTGCGTCAGTTGGAAGCAGGGGATACCCCTAACTACTCTATCTACTCCACTTGGGATACGTTCCGTGCTGTTCACCCGATGTGGACCATTATCGATCCTAAACAAGCGACTTTGTACGCCAAAGATTTAATTCGCAAATCCAATCAGGAATTTGGGTTAGTGCCTAAATGGGAAGGGCACGGCTCAGAAACGGGCACCATGATTGGTTATCCCGCGGCTGCGATCTTGGGTGATGCAGTGACCAAAGGCTTAGTTGATGCTGAAGCGGCGTATTCCGCCTCGGTGAAGTCTGCACGTTACGCTCCAGATGAATATCCGCAGATCCACGATGATATTTTAAGTTCAGTGATGGCTGGTCAATTGAGCTATCACGAAGATGAACAGTGTGTTCGGTATCCGAATTGGAACTCAGTCTCATACTCGTTGGAGTACTCCTTCTACGATTGGACCATTGCCGAAATGGCCAAAGCCGCAGGCGATATGGACGGCTACGAAGAGTTTAAAGCGCGTTCCTATTACTCGCTTAACCATTGGGATGCTGATGCCGGTAATGCCGATGGCACAGGTTTCTTTGTACCTACCGAGCTGAAAAAGGGTGGCGTTGATCCATGTGAGCTGAAATATGCCTCTGCCGATTTTGACCCTTATCTATCAGATGCTTATTACTACACCGAAGGCAATGCCTGGCAATGGCAATGGACCTTTATGCAGGACTTGGACAAGCTAACCGAGATCATGGGGGGCACGTCAGGTTTAAACGATAAACTCAACAACCTGTTTAATGCTGATCCTAATGGCGGTGATGCCCATCAAGATATGACCGGTTACATAGGTCAGTACATTCATGGTAACGAGCCATCGCACCACGTGATTTATCTCTACAACCGTACGGAAGAATCGTACAAGGCGCAGGAGTATCTGGATCAGGTCTATGATGAGTTCTACAAGCCTACTCCGGATGGCATTATCGGCAATGAGGATGTTGGCCAAATGTCCGCTTGGTACTTAATGTCTGCCCTCGGTTTTTACCAAATTTCCCCTACGGATCCCACCTACAGCATAGGCCGACCTATTTTCGACAAAGCCACCGTAGATATCGGCTTGGGTACCTTTACAGTGACAGCGGAAAATAACGGCCCAGACAACATGTACATCAAAGAGGTGACCATTAACGGTAAGCCTTTAGATAAGTACAACACCTTCCAGCACAGCGAATTCAAAGCGGGTGGCGAACTCCATTTCGTCATGACGGGTGACAAGTCTCAGGCAATGAAAGCCAATCTTGGCGAGTAA
- a CDS encoding PTS sugar transporter subunit IIA — MITELTNVNLIKGNLQANNKKEVFEELSSMLFENGNINSKENFLSDIEARESLSVTSMDGIAYPHSKSKAVVNPAIAVGVKREGIDYADEEGVEPTVFFMIASPDNGADHHIYVLQELFGKFSEEFIGEIHNAQDEQQILNVLINS; from the coding sequence ATGATTACAGAACTAACTAACGTCAATTTAATTAAAGGAAACCTTCAGGCCAACAATAAAAAAGAAGTTTTTGAAGAGCTTTCCAGCATGCTATTTGAAAATGGCAACATTAATAGTAAAGAGAATTTTTTATCTGATATTGAAGCACGTGAATCATTAAGCGTGACGTCAATGGATGGTATTGCTTATCCCCATTCCAAAAGTAAAGCGGTGGTTAACCCTGCTATTGCGGTTGGTGTCAAGCGTGAAGGTATTGATTACGCTGATGAAGAAGGTGTTGAACCAACAGTCTTTTTTATGATCGCTTCTCCTGATAATGGTGCAGATCATCATATCTATGTCCTCCAAGAACTATTTGGCAAGTTTAGCGAAGAATTTATTGGAGAAATTCATAACGCACAAGACGAACAACAAATATTAAATGTTTTAATTAATTCTTAA
- a CDS encoding chromosome partitioning protein ParA, whose amino-acid sequence MDLAPLLTAENLVALAIDMGLFILLVWFVILLLILREFRHFAREVVHGQNMDRNTYELCQQSVDSALNYTAENSDTLNDLIIIQQALEAQVSQIKSANEGGLSAQDQESIEDLNQKLSKSHQLIKKLKGDLNRSIKGLRKAKNKLLKQSDTVESLQQEKEQLEKQFEQLEQEYVQISEAGGFNKLEQDYQQERQQLLGIIETYKKKAAEKGDIGEVRTQLEAVQQQLHHITKEKDFVEKKYLDLIKESEEKNQSPT is encoded by the coding sequence ATGGATTTAGCACCTCTTCTCACAGCAGAGAACCTCGTCGCCCTAGCGATCGATATGGGTCTTTTTATTCTGCTAGTCTGGTTTGTGATATTACTTTTGATACTGCGTGAGTTTCGCCATTTTGCGCGAGAGGTCGTTCATGGCCAAAATATGGACCGCAATACCTATGAACTGTGCCAACAGTCGGTTGACAGTGCCTTGAACTACACCGCAGAAAATAGTGACACATTGAATGACCTGATCATTATTCAGCAAGCATTAGAGGCACAAGTATCGCAAATCAAATCGGCTAATGAAGGAGGGCTAAGTGCTCAAGATCAGGAATCCATCGAAGACCTCAACCAAAAACTGAGTAAATCACATCAATTGATAAAAAAACTCAAAGGTGACCTCAACCGCAGCATTAAAGGGCTAAGAAAAGCCAAGAACAAACTCCTGAAGCAATCGGATACCGTAGAGAGCCTGCAACAAGAAAAAGAGCAACTAGAGAAACAGTTCGAGCAGCTTGAGCAAGAGTATGTCCAGATCAGTGAAGCTGGCGGCTTCAATAAGCTCGAACAAGACTATCAGCAAGAAAGACAACAATTGCTCGGCATCATAGAGACGTATAAGAAGAAAGCGGCTGAGAAAGGTGACATCGGTGAAGTGCGAACCCAACTTGAAGCTGTGCAGCAGCAACTGCACCACATCACCAAAGAGAAAGACTTTGTCGA
- a CDS encoding fructose-specific PTS transporter subunit EIIC: MTAIIAQENNSSDYKKILTTMKGHLLYGTSHMLPFIVAGGVLLALAVMASGKGAVPADGLLADISNIGIKGLVLFPIILGGFIGYSIADKPALAPAMIASGIMADMGGGFLGCIVAGFLAGGVVLQLKKIPLSTNMTALGAYFIYPLLGTLISAGIVLWGIGEPIKVFMASMNEFLASMAGASKVVLGTILGAMTAFDMGGPINKVATLFAQTQVDTQPWLMGGVGIAICTPPLGMALATFLFKKKFTKQEQEAGKAAAIMGSIGISEGAIPFAANDPVRVLPSIVVGGVVGCVFGFLTDVLLHAPWGGLITAPVSSNIPMYVVGIALGSMTTALIVGFWKPVAEESEDDTQEAEPVQAKPAPVAGEGEYDIVAVTCCPSGVAHTFMAAKALEKAGAAAGIKIKVETQGQNGIQNRITDLDVANAKLVILAHDIQVKDVHRFANAKVVECSTKEAMRKAATLINS, encoded by the coding sequence ATGACGGCAATTATAGCTCAAGAAAATAATAGTAGTGACTATAAAAAAATATTAACTACGATGAAAGGCCATCTTTTATATGGCACTTCACATATGTTGCCCTTTATTGTGGCTGGTGGTGTACTACTCGCTCTTGCAGTAATGGCATCAGGTAAAGGTGCGGTGCCAGCAGACGGCCTATTAGCTGATATTTCTAATATCGGTATTAAAGGTTTGGTGCTGTTTCCTATTATTCTTGGTGGTTTTATCGGTTACTCAATTGCAGATAAACCGGCATTAGCACCAGCGATGATCGCTTCTGGCATTATGGCAGATATGGGCGGTGGCTTTCTTGGCTGCATCGTGGCGGGCTTCCTTGCTGGCGGTGTCGTACTTCAGCTTAAGAAGATACCGCTTTCTACCAACATGACCGCGTTGGGTGCGTACTTTATTTACCCTCTTCTTGGCACACTGATCTCGGCGGGTATTGTGCTGTGGGGGATAGGTGAACCTATTAAGGTTTTCATGGCGTCAATGAATGAGTTCTTGGCTTCAATGGCTGGGGCATCAAAAGTAGTGCTGGGAACGATTCTGGGTGCGATGACAGCCTTTGATATGGGCGGCCCAATCAACAAAGTGGCAACACTGTTCGCTCAAACTCAGGTGGATACTCAGCCTTGGCTAATGGGTGGCGTTGGTATCGCTATTTGTACACCACCACTGGGTATGGCACTTGCTACCTTCCTATTTAAGAAAAAATTCACCAAGCAAGAGCAAGAAGCGGGTAAAGCGGCAGCAATCATGGGCTCAATCGGTATATCGGAAGGTGCCATTCCATTTGCCGCAAATGACCCTGTTCGAGTTCTGCCTTCGATTGTAGTGGGTGGTGTTGTTGGCTGTGTATTTGGCTTCTTAACCGACGTATTGCTGCATGCCCCATGGGGAGGCCTGATTACTGCGCCTGTATCTAGCAATATTCCAATGTACGTTGTCGGTATCGCATTAGGTTCCATGACCACTGCTCTGATTGTCGGTTTCTGGAAGCCTGTTGCTGAAGAATCAGAAGACGACACACAAGAGGCTGAGCCTGTTCAGGCAAAACCTGCACCTGTAGCTGGCGAAGGCGAGTATGACATTGTGGCGGTAACGTGCTGTCCTTCAGGCGTTGCACATACCTTTATGGCGGCAAAAGCACTGGAAAAAGCAGGCGCCGCGGCTGGCATTAAAATCAAGGTTGAAACCCAAGGTCAGAACGGCATTCAGAACCGTATTACTGACCTAGATGTTGCCAATGCGAAGCTGGTTATTCTGGCTCATGATATCCAAGTGAAAGATGTTCACCGTTTTGCAAACGCCAAGGTGGTGGAATGTTCAACCAAAGAGGCTATGCGCAAGGCAGCAACACTGATTAATTCATAA
- a CDS encoding MFS transporter, producing MSLTWKQRTSAVLGNAMEFYDIAVFASISMYISQLFATQGIEHSELVVWGVFALRFLIRPFGGVVIGRYADKYGRKRALVFCNLLTGLATVSMAFVPVDTVGQYVVVVFLFFQMIQAFSFGGEYPTLINYLLYDAKKSERSRVSSLIVASSIVGVIISLLIVAGLEHYLTAEEMSAWGWRVPLLVGVANIIVSLYLRLSLPELPKAEAMASKSSRQIVAKVFCISILGAVVFYVQNLASGILGKAMGIENLALINSSVLVVLLFVFSFIVDKSSSPQQAFKVGALFMLFAAVPLFALLGSSEFIWQALAVLGISALAAIILGNLAALLWQQSANQTTSLGIGYNIALSIFGGLTPLIVTEAMSFSSAYVGVYVAIATLPGLTVLYRFSAAVHQEPIQSA from the coding sequence ATGTCACTCACCTGGAAACAGCGCACCAGTGCTGTCCTTGGTAATGCCATGGAGTTTTATGATATCGCTGTATTCGCATCGATATCTATGTACATTTCCCAGCTATTTGCCACCCAAGGCATTGAGCACTCAGAGCTGGTGGTATGGGGCGTCTTTGCCCTACGTTTTTTGATTCGGCCTTTTGGTGGCGTCGTGATAGGTCGTTACGCCGACAAATATGGCCGTAAGCGTGCGCTGGTTTTTTGTAACCTTCTGACTGGCTTAGCAACTGTCTCGATGGCGTTTGTCCCTGTGGATACTGTTGGCCAGTATGTGGTGGTGGTGTTTTTATTCTTCCAGATGATTCAGGCCTTTAGCTTTGGTGGCGAATACCCAACGTTAATTAACTACCTTCTCTACGATGCGAAGAAATCAGAACGCTCACGTGTGAGCAGTTTGATTGTTGCGAGTTCCATTGTCGGTGTCATCATTTCTCTCCTTATCGTAGCAGGCTTAGAACACTATTTAACGGCGGAAGAGATGAGCGCTTGGGGCTGGCGAGTACCGCTGCTAGTGGGTGTCGCAAATATTATCGTAAGCTTGTATTTACGCTTGTCTCTACCAGAGTTACCGAAAGCTGAAGCCATGGCGAGTAAGTCTAGTCGTCAGATTGTGGCCAAAGTGTTTTGTATCTCGATTCTCGGTGCGGTGGTGTTTTATGTGCAGAACCTAGCCAGTGGTATCTTGGGTAAAGCAATGGGTATTGAGAACCTGGCGCTGATCAACTCGTCAGTGTTGGTTGTATTGTTGTTCGTATTTTCTTTCATCGTAGACAAAAGTTCCTCACCACAACAAGCATTTAAAGTCGGAGCGCTGTTTATGCTGTTTGCTGCGGTACCTTTGTTTGCACTGCTTGGTTCCAGTGAATTCATCTGGCAAGCGTTAGCAGTGTTGGGGATCAGTGCTTTAGCCGCGATTATTTTAGGTAACCTCGCCGCACTCCTATGGCAGCAATCCGCTAACCAAACCACCAGCTTAGGTATTGGTTACAACATTGCCTTGTCTATTTTTGGTGGTTTGACGCCGCTGATTGTGACAGAAGCGATGTCGTTCAGTTCTGCCTATGTCGGGGTTTATGTGGCGATAGCGACATTGCCGGGGCTTACGGTGTTGTATCGCTTCAGTGCTGCGGTGCACCAAGAGCCCATTCAGTCGGCATAG
- a CDS encoding T6SS effector BTH_I2691 family protein — MSKSLPLPPKTSMFWVDHAYSCEEATAAYEADGNLLSFAEVSENPSDDVAGSPPKHSMFWEGGTEKIEPPVQKEPEPRKFTKPKTSSEAAPAHFVPVRYALDQLESEDTQSFGLPEHWRGQGPARLNTLSYTLRQLRDGWLYVYDAKQKTLDEYEVKGAQFTYYKLSESEDPQSSQRGSPQKTSPFLSYSEDSVLSLCFSEHRWTWTMYLKVLDNASSHIGRMQTVVLMPNDHQRHISPIENLTEVADIEASAIEDGRFAQSCVVTMADDASSTIKPVAVESDITGALPEDEAAYFIAVTDHAADVRDMAIHFASIASPYRLFTEQYASQWQLMQTAMQLCLFGASDKIDFPYRVRSKSQQLEFYQKMGEYYDNLGMLELTQQSQGPIVKGMPSTFSQGDIDYYQHQTTLVAESIQKEFGISASQFGRYEQWIATDRWRRQLNWQQMLSEMQALSEQKDAMLAQVVAAKQDFIAALEALSPHHLEQIFDLYSEETQWSLSQLHLEAVESFSLVIEEDDRGWAESQWSKPTSMLPLYTAGFSRSIYKKLEGALPSPLEVNSESQEGIMEHVSAWSNRTGMYAKIVDFMSNPNSSETTILKELAQGFQKLDEIFKAAASAAMRGVAEFSLSYSAQASSLLMATLSKPMQRHHFHWRAAFAEIVAHATAVTIPNDYAAKFADWRERMNQSHKELKLVNQELAAQRSNKVSSKQRQALLDKKRHLQKVVNANALGYPQRIVLEGNLVQRTLELQRKILSNQVKNLHTLFENVGGLGFLAFLFNAIALGDAIITIEETGLMSEDDFLDVQQKLFYVAAAWTGIRTGTLWNNVRSSEKLRGSSLNALRVLVANNDRFSGLVLDDLKLFNKWLAITASFGMLASGIEAYRSFQKIDQSYGVEKQLHIANTLSLSGLTLVGLGQMIGGLSGSLSVNLMFGGPTMAFIAVLTGVSILINLTLNNIKQDDFQKWLDRLPWGYHPERVRWSQAATLAEREQQDSQLVQEALFELHSIVQQPMIYHKPIEQVQAFNRYTHKTLVGVEVHIQVPNSVAKQGVKLRTNTQASAEELTAGRWYPNAELESLAASATQGKSVYSVTLPVSDNMQYLALQISYPSEEGERHYWLQHAIKQTASYSVISESSKQAVIIQTLSDTQGETVL, encoded by the coding sequence ATGAGTAAAAGCCTGCCACTACCCCCTAAAACGTCAATGTTTTGGGTTGACCATGCCTATTCTTGTGAAGAGGCGACGGCTGCCTATGAAGCGGATGGCAATTTGTTGTCGTTCGCTGAGGTATCCGAGAATCCATCTGATGATGTTGCAGGCTCTCCGCCTAAGCACAGTATGTTCTGGGAAGGGGGTACGGAAAAAATTGAGCCGCCTGTCCAAAAAGAGCCGGAGCCGCGCAAGTTTACCAAGCCAAAAACATCAAGCGAAGCGGCGCCCGCTCACTTTGTTCCCGTGCGCTACGCCTTGGACCAGTTAGAGTCTGAAGACACACAATCATTTGGCCTGCCGGAACATTGGCGCGGTCAAGGGCCTGCACGGTTGAACACACTCAGTTACACCCTAAGACAGCTAAGAGATGGCTGGCTGTATGTCTACGATGCCAAACAAAAAACGCTGGATGAGTATGAGGTGAAAGGTGCTCAATTCACCTATTACAAACTAAGTGAAAGTGAAGACCCACAATCATCGCAGCGGGGTAGCCCTCAAAAAACTTCTCCCTTCCTCAGTTATTCTGAGGACAGTGTGCTGTCACTGTGCTTTTCAGAGCACCGTTGGACATGGACCATGTACTTAAAGGTTCTGGACAATGCAAGCTCCCACATTGGTCGGATGCAAACCGTCGTGCTTATGCCTAATGACCACCAGCGTCATATCAGCCCGATTGAGAACCTCACCGAGGTGGCTGACATTGAAGCATCTGCCATAGAAGATGGGCGCTTTGCACAGTCCTGCGTGGTAACGATGGCCGATGATGCCTCTAGCACTATCAAGCCAGTTGCGGTTGAAAGCGACATCACTGGTGCGTTACCTGAAGATGAGGCGGCTTATTTTATCGCGGTCACAGATCATGCCGCAGATGTTCGAGATATGGCGATCCATTTTGCCAGCATTGCTAGCCCTTATCGGCTGTTTACCGAGCAATACGCCAGCCAATGGCAATTGATGCAGACGGCGATGCAATTGTGCTTGTTTGGGGCCAGCGACAAGATCGATTTTCCCTACCGCGTTAGAAGCAAGAGTCAGCAACTCGAGTTTTATCAAAAGATGGGGGAGTATTATGACAATCTTGGTATGTTGGAGCTCACCCAGCAATCGCAAGGTCCTATCGTAAAAGGAATGCCTTCGACGTTTTCACAAGGGGATATTGACTATTACCAACACCAGACCACGTTAGTGGCGGAGTCGATTCAAAAAGAATTTGGTATTTCAGCCTCACAATTTGGTCGCTACGAGCAGTGGATAGCTACGGATCGCTGGCGTAGGCAGCTGAATTGGCAACAAATGCTCAGTGAAATGCAAGCGTTATCTGAGCAGAAGGACGCGATGTTAGCTCAGGTTGTAGCCGCTAAGCAGGATTTTATCGCGGCACTGGAAGCATTGTCGCCACACCACCTTGAGCAGATATTCGATTTATACAGCGAAGAGACGCAATGGAGCCTTAGCCAGCTTCACCTTGAAGCAGTCGAGTCTTTCAGTTTGGTGATAGAAGAAGACGATAGAGGCTGGGCGGAAAGTCAGTGGTCAAAACCCACCAGTATGTTGCCACTTTATACAGCGGGCTTCAGCCGAAGCATCTATAAAAAGCTGGAAGGGGCGTTACCGTCCCCACTTGAGGTCAATAGTGAATCTCAAGAAGGCATCATGGAGCATGTATCGGCGTGGAGCAATCGCACTGGCATGTATGCCAAAATCGTCGACTTTATGTCTAACCCCAACAGTTCAGAAACCACGATACTCAAAGAGCTTGCACAAGGCTTCCAGAAGTTGGATGAGATCTTTAAGGCCGCGGCGAGCGCGGCAATGCGGGGTGTGGCTGAGTTTTCATTGAGCTATAGTGCTCAGGCCTCTTCGCTACTGATGGCTACGCTTTCTAAGCCCATGCAGCGCCACCATTTCCACTGGCGTGCTGCCTTCGCTGAAATCGTCGCCCATGCCACTGCTGTGACTATACCTAATGACTATGCGGCCAAGTTTGCAGATTGGCGTGAGCGTATGAATCAATCTCACAAAGAGTTAAAACTGGTCAACCAAGAGCTTGCTGCCCAACGCAGTAATAAGGTATCAAGCAAGCAGCGCCAAGCCTTGCTGGACAAAAAACGTCACCTACAAAAAGTGGTCAATGCCAATGCCTTGGGGTACCCGCAGCGGATTGTGCTGGAAGGTAACCTAGTGCAGCGCACATTAGAGTTGCAGCGCAAGATCTTGAGCAATCAAGTCAAAAACCTGCATACCTTGTTTGAAAATGTCGGGGGCTTAGGTTTTCTGGCCTTTCTCTTTAACGCTATCGCGCTCGGGGATGCAATCATTACGATTGAAGAAACCGGGCTGATGTCAGAGGATGACTTCCTTGATGTGCAACAAAAGCTGTTTTATGTCGCAGCAGCATGGACTGGGATACGGACAGGGACGTTATGGAATAATGTTAGATCCAGTGAAAAATTGAGAGGCTCTTCATTAAACGCACTACGCGTTTTAGTGGCTAACAATGATAGATTTTCGGGTTTAGTTTTAGATGATCTGAAGTTGTTTAACAAATGGTTAGCCATCACTGCAAGCTTTGGTATGTTAGCTTCTGGAATTGAAGCTTACCGTTCATTCCAGAAAATAGATCAAAGTTATGGTGTTGAAAAACAGTTACATATTGCTAATACCCTATCCTTATCAGGCCTGACTTTAGTTGGCCTTGGCCAAATGATTGGTGGTTTGAGTGGATCACTGTCTGTGAACTTGATGTTTGGTGGCCCTACTATGGCATTTATTGCAGTGCTAACGGGGGTAAGTATTCTGATCAATTTAACTCTTAATAATATCAAGCAAGATGACTTTCAGAAGTGGCTTGATCGCTTACCTTGGGGTTATCACCCTGAACGGGTGCGCTGGAGCCAGGCCGCGACACTAGCAGAGCGGGAACAGCAGGATAGTCAACTGGTTCAAGAAGCCTTATTTGAGCTGCACAGTATTGTTCAGCAGCCTATGATATATCATAAGCCGATCGAGCAAGTGCAAGCCTTCAATAGGTATACTCATAAAACGTTGGTAGGTGTTGAAGTGCATATTCAAGTGCCTAATTCGGTGGCTAAGCAAGGGGTAAAACTGCGCACCAATACCCAAGCCAGTGCAGAAGAGCTCACCGCTGGGCGCTGGTACCCAAATGCGGAGCTAGAGAGCTTAGCCGCCAGTGCGACCCAAGGTAAAAGCGTGTACAGTGTGACGCTACCAGTCAGTGACAATATGCAGTATTTGGCATTGCAAATCAGCTACCCAAGCGAGGAAGGGGAGCGGCACTACTGGTTGCAACATGCGATTAAACAAACCGCTTCTTACAGTGTGATTTCAGAGAGCAGCAAACAAGCGGTCATCATTCAGACGCTAAGCGATACGCAAGGCGAAACCGTGTTATAG